One part of the Dermacentor silvarum isolate Dsil-2018 chromosome 6, BIME_Dsil_1.4, whole genome shotgun sequence genome encodes these proteins:
- the LOC125946413 gene encoding protein unc-13 homolog C-like, whose amino-acid sequence MMPKTPLLLLQVSYYSTYRSDNRCLFVLPCPRRCCAILVDCWSILLLLLMAGDVEENPGPKTAEILQEILGNQNALDRKIDDIKKEIAEVNAKTDKMQSVLAMFDEMKTRIDKLETTVRKQSEKLIDYENRSRRNNLVVFGLTESANESAQVLNKRVVNDIFSKVLGIEITTVERIHRIGKVNPDRPRPVILKFYDYKEKNTVLKSCAKLKGTSIRISNDYAKETVLIRKKLWESAALDRDAGAKVVLVHDKLRINDQLYAWDDVRNKRYLLSGKRDTDQMKRSERVVSSKSNGSDSSCSSFETPKK is encoded by the coding sequence ATGATGCCTAAAACGCCGTTACTGCTGTTGCAGGTTAGTTACTACTCTACGTATCGCAGTGATAATAGATGCTTGTTCGTCCTGCCATGCCCTCGTAGATGTTGTGCTATTTTGGTGGATTGCTGGTCAatactgctgttgctgctgatggCCGGGGATGTTGAGGAAAATCCAGGCCCAAAAACTGCTGAAATCTTGCAGGAAATTCTGGGAAATCAAAATGCATTGGATCGCAAGATAGATGATATCaagaaagaaattgcagaagtGAATGCTAAAACTGATAAGATGCAAAGTGTGCTAGCCATGTTCGACGAAATGAAAACTAGAATAGATAAATTGGAGACCACCGTACGAAAACAGTCTGAAAAGTTAATCGATTATGAAAATAGAAGCAGACGAAATAATCTTGTGGTGTTTGGTCTTACTGAAAGCGCGAACGAGTCTGCACAAGTGTTAAATAAACGCGTTGTAAATGACATTTTTTCTAAAGTTCTTGGCATAGAAATCACTACAGTGGAAAGAATTCACCGGATTGGCAAAGTAAATCCTGATAGACCAAGGCCTGTGATCTTGAAATTTTATGACTACAAGGAAAAGAATACCGTCCTCAAAAGCTGCGCAAAGCTAAAGGGAACTTCAATCAGGATAAGTAATGACTATGCGAAGGAAACTGTGCTGATACGAAAGAAGTTATGGGAAAGTGCTGCCTTGGACAGGGACGCAGGCGCAAAAGTAGTTCTTGTGCACGATAAACTTCGGATAAACGATCAGTTATACGCATGGGATGACGTCAGAAACAAGCGCTACTTGCTCTCGGGCAAACGTGATACTGATCAAATGAAGCGAAGTGAGCGTGTTGTATCAAGTAAGTCAAATGGATCTGATAGCTCATGCAGCTCATTTGAGACACCAAAAAAATAG